The genomic stretch GACATGCGCCGCGCCGGCATCCTGACGCTGTGGCCGATCGTAATGGTCGCGCGCGTCGTCGAAATAATGGCTGAGTATCTCGCAAATAATGAGGTGCGGAAGTGAGCGAGATCGCAGCTCCGATGCGCGCTCCGTTCCCGTGGATGGGCGGCAAGTCGCGCGTCGCTGACATCGTGTGGGCCGCGTTCGACGACGTGCCGAATTACGTCGAGCCGTTCTTTGGCTCCGGCGCGGTGCTGCTGGCAAGACCGCACCAGCCACGCATTGAGACGGTCAACGACGCAGACGGGCTGCTAGCGAATTTATGGCGTGCGATCAAAG from Acidobacteriota bacterium encodes the following:
- a CDS encoding DNA adenine methylase; the encoded protein is MSEIAAPMRAPFPWMGGKSRVADIVWAAFDDVPNYVEPFFGSGAVLLARPHQPRIETVNDADGLLANLWRAIKAAPDEVAEHADWPVNECDLHARHLWLVEQRETITARLHGDPDFYDSKLAGWWVWGCCSWIGG